A portion of the Feifania hominis genome contains these proteins:
- a CDS encoding sensor histidine kinase, with amino-acid sequence MENGRKLERAAQWAAEIYGPSDTPAVVMAADTRIFYCTDAARRLLGTAEGSLEELLPSMMWPQVRRRLEECAPVSLRVQAPQGDTLTLSAVPIPDGEACCGALCLLCSRQRPFEDPAFSAAVHDLKSPLAILRSTLFLLRRKCALGDEAAGYLDMIERNADRAMAVVSNLSAESGGGDHGFQLNTRQIDLSGSLETLFADVSAACAARDIRVESRVEPGLTVQADWPLLERAVMNLVSNAVKFCRGSIRLTAFGGEDEVFLEVADDGEGMDEATRRSLFVPYAHGEDRSDARTGSGLGLFIAKSVVEQHRGRIEVESSPGGGTRFVIALRRCPALLTLAAPATMLRRRDGLDAAVRDALWRRGEYLQQRRSRHTHAPD; translated from the coding sequence ATGGAAAACGGACGGAAACTGGAACGGGCGGCTCAGTGGGCCGCCGAAATTTACGGGCCGTCGGACACGCCGGCGGTGGTCATGGCGGCCGACACGCGCATCTTCTACTGCACCGACGCCGCAAGGCGTCTGCTCGGTACGGCCGAGGGGAGTCTCGAGGAGCTTCTGCCGAGCATGATGTGGCCGCAGGTGAGACGCCGGCTTGAGGAGTGCGCGCCGGTCTCGCTGCGCGTACAGGCGCCGCAGGGCGACACGCTGACTCTCAGCGCGGTTCCGATACCGGACGGGGAGGCGTGCTGCGGCGCGCTGTGCCTGCTCTGCAGCCGCCAGCGCCCCTTTGAGGACCCGGCGTTCTCGGCCGCGGTACACGATCTCAAATCGCCGCTCGCCATTCTGCGCTCCACGCTCTTTTTGCTGCGCAGAAAGTGCGCCCTCGGCGATGAGGCTGCGGGCTATCTCGACATGATCGAGCGCAACGCCGACCGGGCCATGGCCGTGGTGAGCAACCTGTCGGCCGAGAGCGGCGGCGGGGACCACGGCTTTCAGCTGAATACGCGTCAGATTGACCTCTCCGGCAGCCTTGAGACGCTCTTCGCCGACGTGTCGGCGGCCTGCGCCGCGCGGGACATCCGGGTCGAGAGCCGGGTGGAGCCGGGGCTCACGGTTCAGGCGGACTGGCCGCTGCTCGAGCGGGCGGTCATGAATCTGGTCAGCAACGCCGTCAAGTTCTGCCGCGGCAGCATCCGCCTGACGGCCTTTGGCGGGGAGGACGAGGTCTTTCTCGAGGTGGCTGACGACGGCGAGGGGATGGACGAGGCGACACGGCGCTCGCTCTTCGTGCCCTATGCGCACGGGGAGGACCGCAGCGACGCCCGCACCGGCAGCGGCCTTGGGCTCTTCATTGCAAAGAGCGTGGTCGAACAGCACCGCGGCCGCATCGAGGTCGAGAGCAGCCCCGGCGGGGGCACGCGCTTTGTGATCGCCCTGCGGCGCTGCCCGGCGCTGCTCACACTCGCGGCGCCCGCGACGATGCTGCGCCGCCGCGACGGGCTCGATGCGGCGGTTCGCGACGCCCTGTGGCGCCGCGGGGAATATTTGCAACAGAGAAGGAGTAGGCACACACATGCACCAGATTAG
- a CDS encoding GNAT family N-acetyltransferase: MHQIRKATPNDAHEAVRLLRDAADEILLFHTGSDTYEGAYPVLEQFYRLERGRYSYKNFLVCEDAGRVVGVLLSYGSQNPQEFDEPITAHLRARGLDTEVVTEARPGELYIDTCAVAPEYRGQKIGKSLFAAAHERAQEMGLGVLSLLVDCNKRRNHDIYQRWGFADGATIRFYGHEYQYMTKEV, encoded by the coding sequence ATGCACCAGATTAGAAAAGCGACGCCGAACGACGCGCACGAGGCGGTGCGCCTGCTGCGCGACGCGGCGGATGAAATTCTGCTCTTTCACACGGGCAGCGACACCTACGAGGGGGCCTACCCCGTGCTCGAGCAGTTCTACCGGCTTGAGCGGGGGCGCTACAGCTACAAGAACTTTCTCGTCTGCGAGGACGCGGGGCGGGTGGTCGGCGTGCTGCTGAGCTACGGCTCGCAGAACCCGCAGGAGTTCGACGAGCCGATCACGGCCCATCTGCGGGCGCGGGGCCTTGACACCGAGGTCGTCACCGAGGCGCGTCCGGGGGAGCTCTACATCGACACCTGCGCCGTCGCGCCCGAGTACCGCGGGCAGAAGATCGGCAAGTCGCTCTTCGCCGCCGCCCATGAGCGCGCGCAGGAGATGGGGCTTGGCGTGCTCTCGCTTCTCGTCGACTGCAACAAGAGACGAAACCACGACATCTATCAGAGGTGGGGCTTTGCGGACGGGGCGACCATTCGCTTTTACGGCCACGAGTACCAATATATGACCAAAGAGGTGTGA
- a CDS encoding Na+/H+ antiporter NhaC family protein: MKKRNAIAAACLIVFFLAVILIYMGAGSAKIDAINARADEYLTAAGGDEAQAARNMNADALGVLTVLPPLIAILLAFLTKNVVISLFAGIVFGAVLMQVTGGTLVQSGFGFISIVTGMMNSLGDSWNAGVVMQCLVIGGTIALITKMGGARAIADALAKRAKTAKSSQFITWLMGIFIFFDDYANSLIVGPVMRPVTDKMRISREKLSFIVDSTAAPIAGIALISTWIATELTSIRDGFANIGVTEGVDFYGTFVRTIPYRFYNIFILVFILFTIYLSREFGPMLKAERRARKFGKVVADGSTPLMSDEAADLEPAEGAKTSIWSAILPIGTLIVSAFVLFYYIGYQYALADGVAVMRTAPFSWEGIKEAFSATDAALALLGSAILATIVALVYGVCKKHFNLIEGIDIWIKGLKSLFITAVILVLAWTLNGTIKEIGTSMFLVNTISGSLPAFLLPSLIFVMGSLISFSTGTSYGTMLILTPLTIPLANALKPGNETFMLAAIGAVLTGAIFGDHCSPISDTTILSSMGAGCDHLDHTKTQMVYALAVAGVSIVGGYLLVGLGLPVWASLIIGIVLTGVMVAVVGKNPDKPLPGKLEPTE, from the coding sequence ATGAAAAAACGCAATGCCATTGCGGCCGCCTGCCTGATCGTCTTCTTTCTGGCGGTGATACTCATCTACATGGGCGCAGGCAGCGCCAAAATTGACGCCATCAACGCGCGCGCGGACGAATACCTGACAGCCGCGGGCGGCGACGAGGCCCAGGCGGCGCGCAACATGAACGCGGATGCGCTCGGTGTTCTGACCGTTCTGCCGCCGCTGATCGCGATTCTGCTCGCCTTTCTGACCAAGAATGTGGTCATCTCGCTGTTCGCGGGCATCGTGTTCGGCGCCGTGCTCATGCAGGTCACGGGCGGCACGCTGGTGCAGTCGGGCTTCGGCTTCATCAGCATCGTCACGGGCATGATGAACTCGCTCGGCGACAGCTGGAACGCGGGCGTGGTCATGCAGTGCCTCGTCATCGGCGGCACCATTGCGCTGATCACCAAGATGGGCGGCGCCCGGGCCATCGCGGACGCGCTGGCAAAGCGCGCAAAGACCGCCAAGAGCTCACAGTTCATCACATGGCTGATGGGCATTTTCATCTTCTTTGACGACTACGCAAACTCGCTCATCGTCGGCCCGGTCATGCGCCCGGTCACCGATAAGATGCGCATTTCGCGCGAGAAGCTCTCGTTCATCGTCGACTCTACCGCGGCGCCCATCGCGGGCATCGCGCTGATTTCGACCTGGATTGCGACGGAGCTGACCTCCATCCGCGACGGCTTCGCCAACATCGGCGTGACCGAGGGCGTGGACTTCTACGGCACCTTTGTCAGAACCATTCCCTACCGCTTTTACAACATCTTCATTCTGGTGTTCATACTCTTTACGATCTACCTCTCGCGGGAGTTTGGCCCCATGCTCAAAGCCGAGCGCCGCGCGCGCAAGTTCGGCAAGGTGGTCGCCGACGGCTCGACGCCGCTCATGAGCGACGAGGCGGCCGATCTCGAGCCCGCGGAGGGGGCGAAGACCAGCATCTGGAGCGCGATTCTGCCCATCGGCACGCTGATCGTGTCGGCGTTTGTGCTCTTCTACTACATCGGCTACCAGTATGCGCTGGCCGACGGCGTTGCGGTCATGCGCACAGCGCCTTTCTCCTGGGAGGGAATCAAGGAGGCATTTTCGGCCACCGACGCGGCGCTGGCTCTGCTCGGCAGCGCCATTCTCGCGACGATTGTCGCGCTCGTCTACGGCGTGTGCAAAAAGCACTTCAACCTCATTGAGGGCATCGACATCTGGATCAAGGGCCTCAAGTCCCTGTTCATCACGGCGGTCATCCTCGTGCTCGCATGGACGCTCAACGGCACCATCAAAGAGATCGGCACGAGCATGTTCCTTGTCAACACCATCTCGGGCAGTCTGCCGGCTTTCCTGCTGCCGTCGCTGATCTTCGTCATGGGGTCGCTCATCTCGTTCTCGACGGGCACCTCCTACGGCACGATGCTCATTCTGACGCCGCTGACCATTCCGCTTGCAAACGCGCTCAAGCCCGGCAACGAGACCTTTATGCTCGCGGCGATCGGCGCGGTGCTCACCGGGGCCATCTTCGGCGACCACTGCTCGCCGATTTCGGACACGACGATTCTCTCCTCCATGGGCGCGGGCTGCGACCACCTCGACCACACCAAGACCCAGATGGTCTATGCTCTGGCGGTTGCGGGCGTGTCGATCGTGGGCGGCTATCTGCTCGTCGGGCTGGGTCTTCCGGTCTGGGCGTCGCTCATCATCGGCATCGTGCTCACGGGTGTGATGGTGGCCGTTGTGGGCAAGAACCCCGACAAACCTCTGCCCGGCAAACTGGAGCCGACCGAATAA
- a CDS encoding M23 family metallopeptidase — protein sequence MRKNWTEMIALLLVAALLTMGFSGCAPASEPVGPGPGVDEPVDPIEPTPPEPPALELTVFGDSTYPGDAFGVEIKNSGDELPVVSFTLDEDTYEVPVFRDGERVLALVPVKLRATTPIQGVVSASRERGAVAQATAEITVMTKEFPEVQQFVETDEMREIKEGEKEPIDGERTAAALSNPSADRLFEGRFDLPLEGRITTEFGQQRYRNGEYYYTHTGIDLGARQGREVAAPNSGVVVLAEKLDVGGNVIIIDHGFHIFSYYMHLSEFKVEVGDSVAKGDVIGLVGSTGYSTGPHLHYALSVDDYPIDPYFFNDQDPMELFS from the coding sequence ATGAGGAAAAACTGGACAGAGATGATCGCGCTGCTGCTTGTCGCGGCGCTTTTGACAATGGGCTTTTCGGGCTGTGCGCCCGCGAGCGAGCCGGTGGGCCCCGGCCCCGGTGTGGACGAGCCGGTCGACCCCATCGAACCGACCCCGCCCGAGCCGCCGGCGCTCGAGCTGACCGTCTTCGGCGACTCGACCTACCCGGGCGACGCGTTCGGCGTTGAGATCAAAAATTCGGGCGATGAGCTGCCGGTTGTGAGCTTTACCCTCGATGAGGACACCTACGAGGTGCCGGTCTTCCGCGATGGGGAGCGCGTGCTCGCGCTCGTGCCGGTCAAGCTGCGCGCAACGACGCCCATTCAGGGCGTGGTGTCCGCCTCGCGCGAGCGCGGCGCCGTGGCGCAGGCCACTGCCGAAATCACGGTCATGACAAAGGAGTTTCCTGAGGTGCAGCAGTTTGTTGAGACCGATGAGATGAGAGAGATCAAAGAGGGCGAGAAAGAGCCCATCGACGGCGAGCGCACGGCCGCGGCTCTGTCGAACCCGTCGGCGGACAGGCTCTTTGAGGGGCGCTTCGATCTGCCGCTCGAGGGGCGCATCACCACGGAGTTCGGCCAGCAGCGCTACCGCAACGGCGAGTACTACTACACCCACACCGGCATCGACCTCGGCGCGCGCCAGGGCCGCGAGGTCGCGGCGCCGAACAGCGGCGTGGTCGTACTCGCTGAGAAGCTCGACGTGGGCGGCAATGTCATCATCATTGACCACGGCTTTCACATCTTCTCGTACTACATGCACCTCTCGGAGTTCAAAGTCGAAGTGGGCGACAGCGTGGCAAAGGGCGATGTGATCGGACTTGTCGGCTCGACCGGCTACTCGACGGGGCCCCATCTGCACTATGCGCTCTCGGTCGACGACTATCCCATCGACCCCTATTTCTTCAACGACCAGGACCCGATGGAGCTGTTTTCCTAG
- a CDS encoding iron-sulfur cluster assembly scaffold protein has protein sequence MNYTHEVEQMCCVAKGPKHGPAPIPEEGKWVKAKQITDISGLSHGVGWCAPQQGACKLTLNVKDGIIEEALVETLGCSGMTHSAAMAAEVLQGKTLLEALNTDLVCDAINVAMREIFLQLVYGRSQTAFSEGGLPVGASLEDLGKGLRSQVGTMFATHDKGVRYLEMAEGYVLSIALDENDEVTGYKFVHLGKMMEAIRKGVDPKEAYDKNVGTYGRYEGAAKYVDPRKE, from the coding sequence ATGAACTACACTCATGAAGTAGAGCAAATGTGCTGTGTAGCCAAGGGCCCGAAACACGGACCCGCCCCGATCCCCGAAGAGGGGAAATGGGTCAAGGCCAAACAGATCACCGACATCTCCGGCCTCTCCCACGGCGTGGGCTGGTGCGCCCCGCAGCAGGGCGCCTGCAAGCTGACGCTCAACGTCAAGGACGGCATCATCGAGGAGGCCCTCGTTGAGACGCTGGGCTGCTCGGGCATGACCCACTCCGCTGCGATGGCGGCCGAGGTGCTTCAGGGCAAGACCCTGCTCGAGGCGCTCAACACCGACCTCGTCTGCGACGCGATCAACGTCGCCATGCGCGAGATCTTCCTGCAGCTCGTCTACGGCAGAAGCCAGACCGCGTTCTCCGAGGGCGGCCTGCCGGTCGGCGCCTCGCTCGAGGATCTCGGCAAGGGCCTGCGCTCGCAGGTCGGCACCATGTTCGCCACCCACGACAAGGGCGTTCGCTATCTTGAGATGGCCGAGGGCTATGTGCTGAGCATCGCGCTCGATGAGAACGACGAGGTCACCGGCTACAAGTTTGTGCACCTGGGCAAGATGATGGAGGCCATCCGCAAGGGCGTCGACCCCAAGGAGGCCTATGACAAGAATGTGGGCACATACGGCCGGTACGAGGGTGCGGCCAAATATGTCGACCCGCGCAAAGAATAA
- a CDS encoding GGGtGRT protein, with protein MAHFEGYERRIPQIEKFCKDYQFATIDGAKELCLSKGIDVEAIVKGVQPIAFENACWAYTLGAAVAIEKGAKNAADAAEAIGLGLQAFCIPGSVAEARNVGIGHGNLAAMLLREETDCFCFLAGHESFAAAEGAIGIARTANKVRKTPLRVILNGLGKDAAYIISRINGFTYVETEFDYTSHTLKIVEEKAFSDGDKAKVKVYGADDVMEGVAIMQHEKVDVSITGNSTNPTRFQHLVAGTYKKWATENGKKYFSVASGGGTGRTLHPDNVAAGPASYGLTDSMGRMHGDAQFAGSSSVPAHVEMMGLIGMGNNPMVGATVAVAVAIEEACK; from the coding sequence ATGGCTCACTTTGAAGGATATGAGAGAAGAATCCCGCAGATAGAGAAATTCTGCAAGGACTATCAGTTCGCCACCATCGACGGGGCGAAAGAGCTGTGCCTGTCGAAGGGCATTGACGTCGAGGCCATTGTCAAGGGCGTTCAGCCCATTGCGTTTGAGAACGCCTGCTGGGCATACACGCTCGGCGCTGCCGTCGCCATTGAAAAGGGCGCGAAAAACGCCGCCGATGCGGCCGAGGCCATCGGTCTCGGGCTTCAGGCTTTCTGCATTCCCGGCTCGGTCGCCGAGGCGAGAAACGTCGGCATCGGCCACGGCAATCTCGCCGCCATGCTTCTGCGTGAGGAGACCGACTGCTTCTGCTTCCTCGCGGGTCACGAGTCCTTTGCCGCGGCGGAGGGCGCCATCGGCATCGCGCGCACCGCGAACAAGGTCAGAAAGACCCCGCTGCGCGTTATCCTCAACGGCCTCGGCAAGGACGCGGCCTACATCATCTCGCGCATCAACGGCTTCACCTATGTGGAGACCGAGTTCGACTACACCTCCCACACGCTCAAGATCGTCGAGGAGAAAGCGTTCTCCGACGGCGACAAGGCGAAAGTCAAGGTCTACGGCGCGGACGATGTCATGGAGGGCGTCGCGATCATGCAGCATGAGAAAGTCGACGTCTCCATCACCGGCAACTCCACCAACCCCACCCGCTTCCAGCACCTGGTGGCGGGCACCTACAAGAAATGGGCCACCGAGAACGGCAAGAAGTACTTCTCGGTCGCGTCCGGCGGCGGCACGGGCAGAACGCTGCACCCCGACAACGTCGCGGCGGGCCCTGCGAGCTACGGCCTGACCGACTCCATGGGCCGCATGCACGGCGACGCCCAGTTCGCCGGTTCCTCCTCGGTTCCGGCGCACGTTGAGATGATGGGTCTCATCGGCATGGGCAACAACCCCATGGTCGGCGCGACGGTCGCCGTCGCGGTTGCCATCGAGGAAGCCTGCAAGTAA
- a CDS encoding D-2-hydroxyacid dehydrogenase produces the protein MEKRILVLLPVREEHRELLENAAPQARITFCRPAELTGQIAASAQGVIGNIDPKFLPDMAALEWLQLNSAGADAYLKPGVLPAGTVLTNATGAYGLAIGEYLVGMLLALYKKLPLYRDQQFEGRWENRGQVRSIFGARVLIVGLGDIGSEFARRLRPFGATLIGVRRHEGPCPAYVDEIHTVGELDRLLPQADVVALCLPGTAETRGLLDRRRLSLLRRDAVLLNVGRGNAVDLDALCELLERGELWGAGLDVTDPEPLPAGHPIWRQERALITPHVSGGYQLPETFERIVRIAAENLRRFCNGEELLNQVDFSTGYRRKI, from the coding sequence GTGGAAAAGAGAATTTTAGTGCTGCTCCCGGTTCGCGAGGAGCACCGCGAGCTTCTGGAGAACGCGGCGCCGCAGGCGCGCATCACATTCTGCCGCCCGGCGGAGCTGACCGGGCAGATCGCGGCGTCTGCGCAGGGTGTCATCGGCAACATCGACCCAAAATTCCTGCCGGACATGGCGGCGCTCGAGTGGCTTCAGCTCAACAGCGCGGGCGCCGACGCCTACCTGAAGCCGGGCGTTCTCCCCGCGGGTACGGTGCTGACCAACGCCACCGGCGCGTATGGCCTCGCCATCGGCGAGTATCTTGTGGGCATGCTGCTCGCGCTCTATAAGAAACTGCCGCTCTACCGTGACCAGCAGTTTGAGGGCCGCTGGGAAAACCGCGGCCAGGTGCGCTCCATCTTCGGCGCGCGGGTGCTGATTGTGGGGCTCGGCGACATCGGCTCGGAGTTTGCCCGGCGGCTGCGCCCCTTTGGCGCGACGCTCATCGGCGTGCGCCGCCACGAGGGGCCCTGTCCTGCGTACGTCGATGAGATTCACACCGTCGGTGAACTCGACCGTCTGCTGCCGCAGGCGGATGTCGTGGCGCTCTGTCTGCCCGGGACGGCTGAGACGAGGGGCCTGCTTGACCGGCGGCGCCTGTCGCTGCTCCGGCGCGATGCGGTGCTGCTCAATGTGGGCCGGGGAAACGCGGTTGACCTCGACGCGCTCTGCGAGCTGCTCGAGCGGGGTGAGCTGTGGGGCGCGGGTCTCGACGTGACCGATCCCGAGCCGCTGCCGGCCGGACATCCCATCTGGCGGCAGGAGCGCGCGCTGATCACACCACATGTGTCAGGCGGCTACCAGCTTCCCGAGACCTTTGAGCGGATCGTGCGCATTGCGGCGGAGAATCTGCGGCGCTTCTGCAACGGGGAGGAGCTGCTCAACCAGGTGGATTTTTCGACCGGCTACCGAAGAAAAATCTGA
- the rbr gene encoding rubrerythrin has product MNLKGSKTEANLLAAFAGESQARNKYTYYASKAKSEGYVQIAALFEETANNEKEHAKIWFKLLHDGAVPGTEANLKDAAAGENYEWTDMYAGFAKTAKEEGFDHIAYLFEEVGKIEKEHEERYLALLKNVEDGTVFKKGSIVIWKCANCGHIHVGEEAPEVCPVCAHPRAYFEIQAKNY; this is encoded by the coding sequence ATGAATCTGAAAGGATCGAAGACCGAGGCCAACCTGCTGGCCGCTTTCGCGGGCGAGAGCCAGGCGAGAAACAAGTACACCTACTATGCTTCCAAGGCGAAGAGCGAGGGCTATGTGCAGATCGCCGCGCTCTTTGAGGAGACTGCCAACAACGAGAAAGAGCATGCGAAGATCTGGTTTAAGCTGCTGCATGACGGCGCCGTGCCCGGCACCGAGGCGAACCTCAAAGACGCTGCCGCCGGTGAGAACTACGAGTGGACCGACATGTACGCCGGTTTTGCCAAGACGGCGAAAGAAGAGGGCTTTGACCACATCGCCTATCTGTTTGAAGAGGTCGGCAAAATTGAAAAAGAGCACGAGGAGAGATACCTTGCGCTTCTCAAGAACGTCGAGGATGGCACTGTCTTCAAGAAAGGCAGCATCGTGATCTGGAAGTGCGCCAACTGCGGCCACATCCATGTCGGCGAGGAGGCCCCGGAGGTCTGCCCGGTCTGCGCGCATCCGAGAGCGTACTTTGAGATTCAGGCGAAGAACTACTAA
- a CDS encoding DUF1653 domain-containing protein, whose translation MDAHEPRPGRYRHFKGKEYEVLGVVRHSETLEELVLYRALYGERGLWVRPREMFLQTVERDGYRGPRFAWLGPVQEVSTNG comes from the coding sequence ATGGACGCGCACGAACCGAGACCCGGCCGATACCGCCACTTCAAGGGAAAGGAATATGAGGTGCTCGGTGTGGTACGCCACAGCGAGACACTCGAAGAGCTTGTGCTCTACCGTGCGCTCTACGGGGAGCGGGGGCTCTGGGTGCGCCCACGGGAGATGTTTTTACAGACCGTAGAGCGCGACGGCTACCGGGGACCGCGCTTTGCCTGGCTCGGCCCGGTGCAGGAGGTGTCGACAAATGGGTAA
- a CDS encoding TrkA C-terminal domain-containing protein, which translates to MGKDPRIVKPVYHQIAVDIAAKIVNGRYKEGERLHGRSTLASQYNVSPETIRKAVFLLQDMGIVEVAQGVGIHIESVQKAVEFIDKFRSIESLTDINQKILTLVSDVNEKNAQLAETVRTLLEYSDRYSSINPFTPFELPVGEQSPLLGKNASETNFWHNTGATIIAIKKGEEILLSPGPYTTFEPNDIVVIVGDEESYHRAQQFISPEQN; encoded by the coding sequence ATGGGTAAGGACCCGAGAATCGTCAAACCTGTCTACCACCAGATTGCGGTTGATATCGCCGCCAAAATTGTCAACGGCCGCTACAAGGAGGGCGAGCGCCTGCATGGCCGCTCCACCCTCGCGAGCCAGTACAACGTCTCGCCCGAGACCATCCGCAAGGCCGTCTTCCTGCTGCAGGATATGGGCATCGTGGAAGTGGCGCAGGGTGTCGGCATCCACATCGAGTCGGTGCAGAAAGCCGTCGAGTTCATTGACAAATTCCGCAGCATCGAGTCGCTCACCGATATCAACCAGAAAATTCTCACCCTTGTCAGCGATGTCAATGAGAAAAATGCCCAGCTCGCCGAGACCGTGCGCACCCTGCTGGAATACAGTGACCGCTACAGCTCCATCAACCCCTTTACCCCCTTTGAACTCCCGGTGGGCGAGCAGTCGCCGCTGCTCGGCAAAAATGCCTCCGAGACCAATTTCTGGCACAACACGGGCGCTACCATCATCGCCATCAAAAAGGGCGAAGAGATTTTGCTCTCCCCCGGGCCCTACACGACCTTTGAGCCGAACGACATCGTCGTCATCGTCGGGGACGAGGAGAGCTACCACCGGGCACAGCAGTTTATTTCGCCCGAACAGAACTGA
- a CDS encoding mechanosensitive ion channel family protein encodes MPEVVEQQLSAFETFLDKLDKYFASGLIGSLITIVILFAVAFVLKKIISRILSRLVARGKLDATAVRFAMRIIWALLLIVAAYGAVMQIKPLQSMVTAMVAGSSLVVLIVGFASQEAVANIVSGMFITMFRPFGIGDYIRLPDKNIDGTVEDINLRHTVIRTFENSRIILPNSVVNGAVLENCDFGDHRICTFFEVSIAYSADIDRARAVMTEVITSHPAFLDNRTEQERADGAPPLTIRVSSLGDYAVTLRTGIWCADRPSSYGLIGDVREGVKRRFDEEGIEIPFPTSNVYLRKTD; translated from the coding sequence ATGCCGGAAGTGGTAGAACAGCAGCTGAGCGCCTTTGAAACATTTCTCGACAAGCTCGACAAGTATTTCGCCTCGGGCCTGATCGGGTCGCTGATCACAATCGTCATTCTGTTTGCGGTGGCGTTTGTTCTCAAAAAGATCATCTCGAGAATACTCTCGCGCCTGGTCGCCCGCGGCAAGCTCGACGCGACCGCGGTGCGCTTCGCCATGCGCATCATCTGGGCGCTGCTGCTCATTGTGGCCGCCTACGGAGCGGTGATGCAGATAAAACCTCTGCAGAGCATGGTCACGGCCATGGTCGCCGGCTCCAGTCTGGTGGTTCTCATTGTGGGCTTCGCCTCGCAGGAGGCGGTGGCCAACATCGTCAGCGGCATGTTCATCACCATGTTTCGCCCCTTTGGCATCGGCGACTACATCCGACTGCCCGACAAGAACATCGACGGCACCGTCGAGGACATCAACCTGCGCCACACGGTCATACGCACCTTTGAAAACAGCCGCATCATTCTGCCGAACAGTGTGGTCAACGGCGCAGTTCTTGAAAACTGCGACTTCGGCGACCACCGGATCTGTACGTTCTTTGAGGTGTCCATCGCCTACTCGGCCGACATTGACCGGGCGCGAGCGGTCATGACCGAGGTCATCACCTCTCACCCCGCGTTTCTCGACAACCGCACCGAGCAGGAGCGCGCCGACGGCGCGCCGCCTCTGACCATTCGCGTGTCGTCGCTCGGCGACTACGCCGTGACGCTGCGCACCGGTATCTGGTGTGCCGACCGCCCCTCAAGCTACGGTCTGATCGGGGATGTGCGAGAGGGCGTCAAGCGCCGCTTCGACGAGGAGGGCATTGAGATTCCCTTTCCGACGAGTAATGTCTATCTGAGAAAAACCGACTGA